Proteins encoded together in one Planctomyces sp. SH-PL14 window:
- a CDS encoding DUF1501 domain-containing protein gives MLGFQQPGWSRREWLRVGGIELGALGLPGLTGMAAGAGAGAAGGSRRDGRAGVKVGAGVEVAPRVAGSFGRAKSVIVIFLGGGPPQHETWDPKPEAPEEIRGGFGTISTRTPGLEIGELMPRTAELTDKIAVLRAMVTGDNAHSSSGYHMMTGVPHVPPSSENAVSKAPNLAPHWGAANKYVRREERLGIPPAITIPNRIANVGEVVWPGQTGGILGPKYDPWLLTCDPSQAGFNVPDLSLPSEIPAGRLQKRLSLLEQLHPHLDGVDGSAAAADFSRQSEQALELLVGSGVRRAFDLSLESEATRDRYGRTRWAQSVLLARRLVEAGVSLIQVNWCRVDGEPNGGGWDTHDRHNDLLKRFLMPWMDQAYSALLSDLAERGLLDETLVLWVGEFGHTPKFNARAGRDHWGHCFSVALAGGGVRGGVVHGRSDGQAAFPLAGRVEPRDLHATMFHCLGFLPETEVLDAQGRPHPLSRGRVIEEIL, from the coding sequence ATGCTCGGTTTTCAGCAGCCCGGTTGGTCGCGTCGCGAGTGGTTGCGGGTCGGGGGGATTGAGCTGGGGGCGCTCGGTCTGCCCGGGCTGACGGGAATGGCGGCGGGGGCCGGGGCCGGAGCGGCGGGGGGGAGTCGTCGGGATGGTCGGGCGGGAGTGAAGGTCGGGGCGGGGGTCGAGGTGGCGCCGCGGGTGGCGGGCTCGTTCGGGCGGGCGAAGTCGGTCATTGTCATTTTCCTGGGGGGCGGGCCGCCGCAGCACGAGACGTGGGATCCGAAGCCGGAGGCGCCGGAGGAGATCCGGGGGGGCTTTGGGACGATTTCGACCCGGACGCCGGGGCTGGAGATTGGCGAGCTGATGCCGCGGACGGCGGAGCTGACCGACAAGATTGCGGTCCTGCGGGCGATGGTGACGGGGGACAACGCCCATTCCTCCAGCGGGTACCACATGATGACCGGCGTGCCGCATGTGCCGCCGAGCTCCGAGAACGCGGTGTCCAAGGCCCCCAACCTGGCTCCGCACTGGGGGGCGGCGAACAAGTACGTCCGTCGCGAGGAGCGGCTGGGGATTCCTCCCGCGATCACGATTCCGAACCGGATTGCGAACGTGGGGGAGGTGGTGTGGCCCGGTCAGACGGGGGGGATCCTGGGGCCGAAGTACGACCCGTGGCTGCTGACGTGCGATCCATCGCAGGCGGGGTTCAACGTGCCGGACCTGTCGTTGCCTTCGGAGATTCCGGCGGGGCGGCTGCAGAAGCGGCTTTCGTTGCTGGAGCAGCTGCATCCTCATCTCGACGGGGTGGATGGGTCTGCGGCGGCGGCGGACTTCAGCCGGCAGTCGGAGCAGGCGTTGGAGCTGCTGGTGGGGTCGGGGGTCCGGAGGGCGTTTGATCTTTCGCTGGAGAGTGAGGCGACGCGGGATCGGTATGGGCGGACGCGGTGGGCGCAGAGCGTGCTGCTGGCTCGGCGGTTGGTGGAGGCGGGGGTTTCTCTGATTCAGGTGAACTGGTGCCGTGTGGATGGGGAGCCGAATGGGGGCGGGTGGGACACGCATGACCGGCACAACGATCTCTTGAAGCGGTTCCTGATGCCCTGGATGGATCAGGCGTATTCCGCTTTGTTGAGTGATCTTGCCGAGCGGGGGTTACTGGACGAGACGCTGGTGTTGTGGGTGGGTGAGTTTGGGCATACGCCGAAGTTCAATGCGCGGGCGGGTCGGGATCATTGGGGTCATTGTTTTTCCGTGGCGTTGGCGGGGGGAGGAGTGCGGGGGGGCGTGGTGCATGGGCGGTCGGATGGTCAGGCGGCGTTTCCGTTGGCGGGGCGTGTGGAGCCGCGGGATTTGCATGCGACGATGTTTCATTGTTTGGGATTTTTGCCGGAGACGGAGGTATTGGATGCGCAGGGTCGTCCGCATCCGTTGAGTCGTGGCCGGGTGATTGAGGAGATCCTGTAG